CCGATTTTCATGAGTTTGATATTGATGATATCAAATGCCTGGGCAATCTCTTCCAGCGACTCATCTCCAATAAAACTCTCATCCGCACAGAGCGGAAGAACCGACTCTTTCTTTAATTTTACCAAATCCTCAAAACGGGATGCGGGCAACGGCTGCTCGACAAGTTCAATATTATGGTCTGCAAGAAAACGAATCATCTGACTCGCTTCTTCGACACTTGCCCACCCTTCATTTGCATCCACCCGAATGGGCTTATCGGTGACCTCGCGAATCCCCCGGATGATAGCCTTGTCTCGCCCGGTGCCCAGCTTGACCTTGTATATGGGGAATTCCCTGGCATCCTGCACTTTTTGCTGCATGATATCAATCTCATCAAGACCAATGGTATAGGAGGTTTGCGGCCCGCGGGTAGTTGGTGCATTCCATAATTTCCAAAGGGGCTGCCCCTGATTTTGGGCATACCAATCAAGCCATGCCATCTCAACAGCGGCTTTGCCTGATTGCACAGAAGGAACTGAATTTCTTGTTGCCACTTCATCAAGCAGTTCATTCAGTTGGTTGGGATGGGAGATATCATCAAAAAAGCTGTTGGGAAGAGCTTCCAAGAAATTAGCGACTTTTTCTGCATCTTCATCATAACGGCTATTGGGAGCGGCTTCACCCACGCCGGTTACACCATCTGCAGAGAGTCTGACGATAACATTGTTGACTTCACTCTTGGTACCTCGGGAAATAGTAAATGGCTGTTTGAGACTGAGACTTACCTTTTCATATTCCAGCCTAAACCGAGACATATCCGAATACCTCTAAGAAATAGATGTAAAGATAAAAAGCGGGTGCAGCTAATATCAGTGCATCAAAACGATCTAAAAAGCCACCGTGCCCCGGCAAAATATTGGCGGTGTCTTTTAATCCCCCGGCGCGTTTCATCTTACTTACGGCCAGGTCGCCTAGCGGGCCAAAGATGCTAAGCACCAAAGCCAGCGGCAACACATATAAAACAGATACCGGATAAGCGATAGGTATCAGGTAAATCGAAATCAGCAGACCGGCAATGGCGCCCAGGATTCCAAAACCGAAACCCTCCCATGTTTTTTTGGGACTGATATCAGGAGCCATGAGGTGGGAACCGGTATATTTGCCTCCAAAATAGGCAAAAACGTCATTGCCCCAGACCATCAATAATAAACTTAAAGTAAGCACAAAACCGGTATCAGTCTCACCAAGGTTGCGGGTCATCAAGAACATGAGCATACCGAGCGGAGCATATACTCCGGAGAAAAGAGTAGAAACCATTTCCTGTATGCCTTTGGATGGATTCTTCAGAACCTGCATGGCCATGAGCAGTAAAAAAATACCTACTCCAATCTCCAAAGCATGAGGTAAAACCGGAACCAGTAAGATCCACAGTCCAATGGTATAAGGAAAGAAATCATCAGGCTTGAAACCTGCTTTGGTGCTGACGTTAATCATTTCATACTGCATCAGCATGCCAATGATTACAATCAGCGAGGTGAAAGCCCAACCCCCAATCCAGGTTATGTAAAGAAATATGGCAGCAGCAGGAACGGCAAATAGAATTCTTTTGGCTAATTCACTCACCGTTTACTCTTCCTCATCATCTAGGTGTTCCGATGATTCCCACTCTTTAATAGCTTCTCTGGCCTCCTCTTCATACTCATCCGGCACATAAAGGTAAACCAGTGCCATTTCACCTACATTCAGACTGTAGGCTGAATCTCGTTTTGATAATATATTGGAGGGTATTTGCAGGTTGGATAAATAGTTCTTGGCCATTTCCACTTCCAGCTCAGTGCTACGCTCCATCACGCAGGTCCAATTCTCAATTTTGTTGGGGTCCGGTCCTTTAAACATCTGTGTCTCCTGTTGAGGCTAAATTCTTATGCTGTTGATACATAAAATAAATTAAATAACCTGAAATAATAATACTAACCGCTACTGCCCAGATCGGCGGCATTGTTTCAGGTGTCATCTCAGCAAACGCAGTATCCGGAAAATAAGATCCCACCAGCACGCTTCCCCCGTTATTAACGAAGTGAGCCAACATGGCCGGGTAGATACTTTCACTTACCCAGGTAACATACCCCAGAACAATACCGATTGTTGCCAGTGGCAATAAATTACTCAGCTGCACATGATATAACCCGAAAAGCAGTCCTGAAATAAGGATAGCCGGAAGTATACCCCAGCTTTTCTGGAAGGCCCGCATCACATAGCCCCTATAAAGAACCTCCTCACAAATTGCAGGAACAACACCCACATGAAATAAGGTAAGTATCAACAGATGATCGCCTCTAAGGAAATTTTCAATCA
This genomic interval from Halalkalibaculum roseum contains the following:
- a CDS encoding dipeptide epimerase; translated protein: MSRFRLEYEKVSLSLKQPFTISRGTKSEVNNVIVRLSADGVTGVGEAAPNSRYDEDAEKVANFLEALPNSFFDDISHPNQLNELLDEVATRNSVPSVQSGKAAVEMAWLDWYAQNQGQPLWKLWNAPTTRGPQTSYTIGLDEIDIMQQKVQDAREFPIYKVKLGTGRDKAIIRGIREVTDKPIRVDANEGWASVEEASQMIRFLADHNIELVEQPLPASRFEDLVKLKKESVLPLCADESFIGDESLEEIAQAFDIINIKLMKIGSMTKARNVITKARKLGLKIMIGCMIESSVANTAGAILALWADYADLDGHILIKEDPYQGVMLDEYKHLIVSERTGLGVVNR
- a CDS encoding phosphatidate cytidylyltransferase; protein product: MSELAKRILFAVPAAAIFLYITWIGGWAFTSLIVIIGMLMQYEMINVSTKAGFKPDDFFPYTIGLWILLVPVLPHALEIGVGIFLLLMAMQVLKNPSKGIQEMVSTLFSGVYAPLGMLMFLMTRNLGETDTGFVLTLSLLLMVWGNDVFAYFGGKYTGSHLMAPDISPKKTWEGFGFGILGAIAGLLISIYLIPIAYPVSVLYVLPLALVLSIFGPLGDLAVSKMKRAGGLKDTANILPGHGGFLDRFDALILAAPAFYLYIYFLEVFGYVSV
- a CDS encoding putative signal transducing protein, with protein sequence MFKGPDPNKIENWTCVMERSTELEVEMAKNYLSNLQIPSNILSKRDSAYSLNVGEMALVYLYVPDEYEEEAREAIKEWESSEHLDDEEE